Proteins from a single region of Electrophorus electricus isolate fEleEle1 chromosome 5, fEleEle1.pri, whole genome shotgun sequence:
- the atp8b5a gene encoding phospholipid-transporting ATPase ID isoform X2, with the protein MWKHIWINETERKIRANDREHNLSFKYATNAIKTSKYNVLTFLPLNLFEQFQRIANAYFLCLLVLQVIPAISSLSWFTTVVPLALVLSITAVKDAIDDLNRHKSDRQVNNRRAQVLIDGELRNEKWMNVQVGDIIKLENNQFVAADLLLLSSSEPLNLVYIETAELDGETNLKVKQALSVIGEMGGNIEALAAFKGEVCCEPPNNRLDRFVGTLVWRGQKHPLDNHCVLLRGCTLRNTDWCFGLVLFAGPETKLMQNCGKSSFKRTSIDRLMNVLVLFIFGFLVFMCIILAVGHGIWEHYEGTKVMAFVPQQNEDTAFSSFLTFWSYIIILNTVVPISLYVSMEVIRLGNSYYINWDRLMFHTGSGTAAEARTTTLNEELGQIRYVFSDKTGTLTQNIMCFHKCSINGKAYGDVFDCSGQGYGLSGDMMMVDFSFNSLADPRFQFYDNNLLEAVKLETLEVHSFFRLLAICHTVMAEEKNNDLVYQAQSPDEGALVTAARNFGFVFRLRTPESVCVVEMGVPRTYELLAILDFNNVRKRMSVIVRSPEGKLALYCKGADTIIYKRLHESCSKLMEVTTEHLNEFAGEGLRTLVLAYKDLDEEYFSEWKQRHHQASTALEGREDKLNQLYEEIEKDLLLIGATAIEDKLQDGVSQTIEQLAKADIKIWVLTGDKQETAENIGYSCNLLREEMDDIFIVAADSPEEVRQELRDARMKMRLDSGEDAFFIPESILGNNPKVVQDENVNGEYGLVINGHSLAYALEGSMELEFLRTACMCKTVICCRVTPMQKAQVVELVKKYKQAVTLAIGDGANDVSMIKAAHIGVGISGQEGMQAVLSSDFSFAQFRYLQRLLLVHGRWSYLRMCKFLRYFFYKNFTFTFVHFWFAFFCGFSAQTVYDETFIALYNLMYTALPVLGMGLFDQDVSDGWSLEYPQLYEPGQRSLYFSKGAFIKCALHSCYSSLVLFFVPYAAVRDSVSTDGHDIADHQSFALLTQTCLTVTVCVQLGLDLSYWTAVNHLFVWGSLGMYFLVTFTMQSDGLHRLYASSFPFVGTARNSLDQVTVWLTVLLTAVLCVLPVVVHRFLFMQLNPTINDKVRLKVHQMKAQPPPPRRRARIRRSSTRRSGYAFSHAYGYGDLVTSKRFLRRPVPSRSAGSTPAGRSAAFRPAGRSAGYSPSGQEQNPKQATEPTELQRYRAVHDATFCRQGVAPE; encoded by the exons actgagaaatgaaaaatggatgAACGTTCAAGTGGGCGACATCATCAAGCTGGAGAATAACCAGTTTGTTGCA gctgatctcctcctcctctctagCAGTGAGCCTCTTAATCTGGTGTACATTGAAACCGCTGAGCtggatgg ggagaccAATCTGAAGGTGAAGCAGGCTCTATCTGTAATCGGAGAAATGGGAGGAAACATTGAAGCCCTGGCTGCTTTTAAag GGGAGGTGTGCTGCGAGCCACCCAATAACCGCCTGGACCGGTTTGTGGGCACGCTGGTGTGGAGAGGACAGAAGCATCCTCTGGACAACCACTGTGTCCTGCTGAGAGGCTGTACGCTGAGAAACACCGACTGGTGCTTTGGCCTGGTGCTGTTCGCTG GTCCTGAGACCAAGCTCATGCAGAATTGTGGGAAATCGAGTTTTAAGAGGACGAGTATCGACCGCCTGATGAATGTCCTTGTGCTCTTT ATCTTTGGTTTCTTGGTGTTTATGTGTATCATTCTGGCTGTGGGTCATGGGATCTGGGAGCACTATGAAGGGACAAAGGTCATGGCCTTTGTGCCACAGCAGAATGAGGACACTGCGTTCTCATCCTTCCTCACATTCTGGTCCTACATCATCATCCTAAACACTGTGGTGCCCATATCACTCtatgtcag tatGGAGGTAATTCGCCTGGGGAATAGCTACTACATTAACTGGGACAGGCTGATGTTCCACACGGGGAGCGGCACAGCTGCTGAGGCTCGGACCACCACGCTGAATGAGGAGCTCGGGCAGATCCGTTACGTCTTCTCAGACAAGACcggcacactcacacagaacatcATGTGCTTCCACAAGTGCTCCATCAATGGCAAAGCCTATG GAGACGTCTTTGATTGCTCAGGACAAGGATATGGTCTCTCAGGG gacatgATGATGGTGGATTTCTCCTTTAACTCGCTGGCTGACCCGAGGTTCCAGTTCTATGATAACAACCTGCTGGAGGCAGTGAAGCTGGAGACACTGGAGGTGCACTCCTTCTTCAGACTTCTCGCCATCTGCCACACCGTCATGGCTGAGGAGAAAAACAATG ATCTGGTATACCAGGCCCAGTCTCCAGACGAGGGTGCTCTGGTGACAGCGGCGCGGAACTTTGGCTTCGTGTTCCGCTTGCGCACCCCagaaagcgtgtgtgtggtggagatggGAGTCCCGCGCACCTACGAGCTCCTCGCCATCCTCGACTTCAACAACGTCCGCAAGAGAATGTCTGTCATCG TGCGTAGTCCTGAGGGAAAGCTCGCTCTCTACTGTAAGGGAGCAGACACCATCATCTACAAGAGGCTGCACGAGTCTTGCAGCAAACTGATGGAAGTCACCACAGAGCACCTCAAT GAGTTTGCTGGTGAGGGTTTGCGCACTCTTGTTCTGGCCTATAAGGATCTGGATGAGGAGTATTTCTCCGAGTGGAAACAGCGCCACCATCAGGCCAGCACAGCACTGGAGGGTCGTGAGGACAAACTCAATCAGCTCTATGAGGAGATAGAGAAAGACCTGCTG TTAATTGGAGCTACAGCTATAGAGGATAAATTGCAGGACGGTGTGTCTCAGACCATCGAGCAGCTGGCTAAAGCTGACATCAAGATCTGGGTGCTGACAGGAGATAAGCAAG AGACAGCCGAGAACATTGGATACTCCTGCAACCTGCTGCGAGAGGAGATGGATGACATTTTTATTGTCGCTGCAGACTCCCCTGAGGAGGTCAGGCAAGAGCTGAG AGATGCTCGCATGAAGATGCGTCTGGATTCAGGAGAGGATGCGTTCTTTATCCCAGAGAGCATTCTGGGTAATAACCCTAAAGTGGTACAGGATGAGAATGTGAATGGGGAATATGGCCTGGTCATCAATGGTCACAGCCtg GCATATGCTCTAGAGGGCAGCATGGAGCTGGAGTTCTTGCGGACAGCGTGTATGTGTAAGACGGTGATCTGCTGTCGAGTGACGCCAATGCAGAAGGCTCAGGTGGTAGAGCTGGTCAAGAAATACAAACAAGCCGTCACTCTCGCTATAGGAGACGGGGCTAATGACGTCAGCATGATTAAAG CTGCCCATATTGGAGTGGGCATCAGTGGTCAGGAGGGCATGCAAGCTGTGCTGTCCAGTGATTTCTCCTTCGCTCAGTTCCGGTACCTGCAGCGCCTCCTGCTGGTGCACGGTCGCTGGTCTTACCTGCGCATGTGCAAGTTCCTGCGTTACTTCTTCTACAAGAACTTCACCTTCACCTTCGTGCACTTCTGGTTTGCCTTCTTCTGCGGCTTCTCCGCCCAG ACAGTGTATGATGAGACCTTCATAGCGCTCTATAACCTGATGTACACAGCACTCCCAGTGCTGGGCATGGGTCTGTTTGACcag GATGTGAGTGACGGCTGGAGTCTGGAGTACCCTCAGCTCTACGAGCCGGGCCAGCGGAGTCTATACTTCAGTAAGGGCGCCTTCATTAAGTGTGCCCTGCACAGCTGCTACAGCTCCCTGGTGCTGTTCTTCGTGCCCTACGCCGCCGTGCGAGACAGTGTGAGCACGGACGGCCACGACATCGCTGACCACCAGTCCTTTGCTCTGCTCACGCAGACGTGCCTCACCGTCACCGTGTGCGTCCAG TTGGGGTTAGATCTGTCCTACTGGACGGCGGTGAATCACTTGTTTGTGTGGGGCAGTCTGGGTATGTATTTCCTAGTGACCTTCACCATGCAGAGCGACGGTCTGCACAGACTATATGCCTCTTCCTTCCCTTTCGTAG GTACAGCTCGTAACTCTCTGGACCAGGTCACTGTGTGGCTGACGGTCCTGCTCACAGCAGTACTGTGTGTGCTGCCAGTGGTGGTTCACCGCTTCCTGTTCATGCAGCTCAACCCCACCATCAATGACAAG GTGAGGTTGAAGGTGCACCAGATGAAGGCCCAGCCTCCTCCCCCTCGCCGCCGTGCCAGGATCCGCCGCTCCAGCACTCGCCGCTCCGGCTATGCCTTCTCTCACGCCTACGGTTATGGTGACCTAGTCACCTCCAAGCGGTTCCTACGGCGACCGGTTCCATCGCGCTCTGCGGGATCTACTCCCGCAGGCCGCTCAGCCGCTTTCAGGCCCGCGGGCCGCTCGGCCGGGTACAGCCCGAGCGGGCAGGAGCAGAACCCCAAACAGGCAACAGAACCCACGGAACTGCAGCGGTACCGAGCCGTCCACGACGCCACCTTCTGTAGGCAGGGTGTAGCTCCTGAATGA
- the LOC113568583 gene encoding verrucotoxin subunit beta-like isoform X3 — translation MSSLEKEAVEMPCLGRPFQLGMLYDMRRDCLVPGLTLWDNDEVQKHKNVIPKQFTQMEVSASDSLEDKAASMNICGSLKLSVLSGKVNVEGSAKYFNDNKKSTKQSRITLKYHVSTQFKQLTMDHLDHKNFKYTEVLNGEKDENDVATHVVTAVLYGADAFFVFSRDLDSNEDKTNIEGTFKAALSNLGKLGNLKGQASVKLNESEKAVTDKFSCTFYGDFRLPANPFSFEGAMDIYKQLPNMLGRKEENAVPLKVWLYPLAKLDSKAAKCVRDISNSLITAVSNTIESLNIAEIRCNDLAVDTAAQAFPAFHQKIQELKKKCNDYKLDLLKKVGSLLPLIRGGQKEECDLVGLLKHHEESPFSSTELDQWIKIKEDEADVLKAFLEKLECPAPDVYKSISKVFAHTEDVVCFTFTSLDEPDPFLDYLTNYTVEKSEKKERGDIKPESWLTQDVGQRMRKALKIFNGLKSSSKSNNTKFIVVSDYNKKNPGACIMLYGHECDDAVCFIPPSKPICSTTGAVTDSSVTVKLSPACESTVKRNLEYKMKQEEEWKCQSLHHKEDEVTLTDLNADAVYEIKCVAVGELEQFPVTSDVIIAKT, via the exons ATGAGCTCACTGGAAAAGGAAGCTGTCGAGATGCCGTGCCTGGGAAGACCATTCCAGCTGGGCATGCTGTATGATATGAGGAGGGATTGTCTCGTACCAG GCTTGACCTTATGGGACAACGATGAagttcagaaacacaaaaatgtgattcCAAAACAGTTCACTCAAATGGAGGTCAGTGCTTCAGACAGTTTAGAAGACAAGGCAGCTTCTATGAACATATGTGGCTCCCTAAAGCTCAGTGTTCTGTCTGGAAAAGTAAATGTAGAAGGATCAGCTAAATATTTCAATGACAACAAAAAGTCCACTAAACAGTCCAGGATTACACTGAAATACCATGTAAGCACACAGTTTAAACAGCTGACAATGGATCATTTGGACCACAAGAACTTTAAATACACTGAGGTGTTGAATGGTGAGAAGGATGAGAATGATGTAGCAACACATGtggtcactgctgtgttgtaCGGTGCTGatgctttctttgtgtttagtaGAGATTTAGATTCAAATGAGGATAAGACTAATATAGAAGGAACATTCAAAGCTGCTCTTAGTAATCTCGGTAAACTGGGGAATTTGAAAGGTCAGGCCTCAGTGAAACTGAACGAGAGTGAGAAGGCAGTGACTGACAAATTCAGCTGTACTTTCTATGGAGATTTTAGATTACCAGCTAATCCATTCTCATTTGAAGGTGCAATGGACATATACAAACAACTTCCAAACATGCTTGGTCGGAAAGAAGAAAACGCAGTTCCACTGAAAGTGTGGCTCTACCCTCTTGCCAAACTGGATTCAAAAGCAGCGAAATGTGTCCGTGACATAAGCAACAGCCTTATAACAGCTGTATCAAACACAATCGAGAGTTTGAACATTGCAGAAATTAGATGCAATGATCTTGCAGTAGACACTGCTGCACAAGCGTTTCCTGCTTTCCATCAAAAGATTCAAGAGCTGAAGAAAAAATGCAATGACTATAAACTAGATCTGCTGAAGAAAGTGGGTTCTCTGCTGCCATTAATACGTGGAGGTCAAAAAGAAGAATGTGATCTTGTAGGCCTCCTCAAGCATCATGAGGAGTCTCCTTTCAGTAGCACTGAACTTGACCAGTGGATAAAGATCAAAGAAGATGAAGCAGATGTACTGAAAGCCTTTCTGGAGAAGCTGGAGTGTCCTGCTCCAGATGTATATAAAAGCATTTCCAAGGTCTTTGCACACACTGAAGATGTGGTGTGCTTTACATTCACCTCTCTGGATGAGCCAGATCCTTTTCTTGATTATCTAACAAACTATACAGTTGAAAAGtctgaaaagaaagagagaggagatatAAAACCTGAGTCCTGGTTGACTCAAGACGTAGGTCAGAGAATGAGGAAAGCCCTGAAAATATTCAATGGCCTAAAGAGCTCAAGTAAGAGTAACAACACCAAATTTATTGTGGTGTCAGATTATAACAAGAAGAACCCTGGTGCTTGTATAATGTTGTACGGACATGAATGTGATGACGCCGTCTGCTTTATCCCGCCATCTAAACCCATCTGCTCAACCACTGGTGCTGTGACTGacagcagtgtaacagtgaAATTAAGCCCTGCATGTGAATCGACAGTGAAGCGAAACCTGGAATACAAGAtgaagcaggaggaggagtggaagTGTCAATCTCTGCACCATAAAGAAGATGAAGTCACACTAACAGACCTGAATGCTGATGCTGTGTATGAGATCAagtgtgtggcagtgggagAACTGGAGCAGTTCCCAGTTACCAGTGATGTCATCATTGCTAAAACATAA
- the LOC113568583 gene encoding verrucotoxin subunit beta-like isoform X2 — MSSLQKEAVEVPCLGRPFQLGMLYDMRRDCLIPASPAMSSLEKEAVEMPCLGRPFQLGMLYDMRRDCLVPGLTLWDNDEVQKHKNVIPKQFTQMEVSASDSLEDKAASMNICGSLKLSVLSGKVNVEGSAKYFNDNKKSTKQSRITLKYHVSTQFKQLTMDHLDHKNFKYTEVLNGEKDENDVATHVVTAVLYGADAFFVFSRDLDSNEDKTNIEGTFKAALSNLGKLGNLKGQASVKLNESEKAVTDKFSCTFYGDFRLPANPFSFEGAMDIYKQLPNMLGRKEENAVPLKVWLYPLAKLDSKAAKCVRDISNSLITAVSNTIESLNIAEIRCNDLAVDTAAQAFPAFHQKIQELKKKCNDYKLDLLKKVGSLLPLIRGGQKEECDLVGLLKHHEESPFSSTELDQWIKIKEDEADVLKAFLEKLECPAPDVYKSISKVFAHTEDVVCFTFTSLDEPDPFLDYLTNYTVEKSEKKERGDIKPESWLTQDVGQRMRKALKIFNGLKSSSKSNNTKFIVVSDYNKKNPGACIMLYGHECDDAVCFIPPSKPICSTTGAVTDSSVTVKLSPACESTVKRNLEYKMKQEEEWKCQSLHHKEDEVTLTDLNADAVYEIKCVAVGELEQFPVTSDVIIAKT, encoded by the exons cGTCACCAGCCATGAGCTCACTGGAAAAGGAAGCTGTCGAGATGCCGTGCCTGGGAAGACCATTCCAGCTGGGCATGCTGTATGATATGAGGAGGGATTGTCTCGTACCAG GCTTGACCTTATGGGACAACGATGAagttcagaaacacaaaaatgtgattcCAAAACAGTTCACTCAAATGGAGGTCAGTGCTTCAGACAGTTTAGAAGACAAGGCAGCTTCTATGAACATATGTGGCTCCCTAAAGCTCAGTGTTCTGTCTGGAAAAGTAAATGTAGAAGGATCAGCTAAATATTTCAATGACAACAAAAAGTCCACTAAACAGTCCAGGATTACACTGAAATACCATGTAAGCACACAGTTTAAACAGCTGACAATGGATCATTTGGACCACAAGAACTTTAAATACACTGAGGTGTTGAATGGTGAGAAGGATGAGAATGATGTAGCAACACATGtggtcactgctgtgttgtaCGGTGCTGatgctttctttgtgtttagtaGAGATTTAGATTCAAATGAGGATAAGACTAATATAGAAGGAACATTCAAAGCTGCTCTTAGTAATCTCGGTAAACTGGGGAATTTGAAAGGTCAGGCCTCAGTGAAACTGAACGAGAGTGAGAAGGCAGTGACTGACAAATTCAGCTGTACTTTCTATGGAGATTTTAGATTACCAGCTAATCCATTCTCATTTGAAGGTGCAATGGACATATACAAACAACTTCCAAACATGCTTGGTCGGAAAGAAGAAAACGCAGTTCCACTGAAAGTGTGGCTCTACCCTCTTGCCAAACTGGATTCAAAAGCAGCGAAATGTGTCCGTGACATAAGCAACAGCCTTATAACAGCTGTATCAAACACAATCGAGAGTTTGAACATTGCAGAAATTAGATGCAATGATCTTGCAGTAGACACTGCTGCACAAGCGTTTCCTGCTTTCCATCAAAAGATTCAAGAGCTGAAGAAAAAATGCAATGACTATAAACTAGATCTGCTGAAGAAAGTGGGTTCTCTGCTGCCATTAATACGTGGAGGTCAAAAAGAAGAATGTGATCTTGTAGGCCTCCTCAAGCATCATGAGGAGTCTCCTTTCAGTAGCACTGAACTTGACCAGTGGATAAAGATCAAAGAAGATGAAGCAGATGTACTGAAAGCCTTTCTGGAGAAGCTGGAGTGTCCTGCTCCAGATGTATATAAAAGCATTTCCAAGGTCTTTGCACACACTGAAGATGTGGTGTGCTTTACATTCACCTCTCTGGATGAGCCAGATCCTTTTCTTGATTATCTAACAAACTATACAGTTGAAAAGtctgaaaagaaagagagaggagatatAAAACCTGAGTCCTGGTTGACTCAAGACGTAGGTCAGAGAATGAGGAAAGCCCTGAAAATATTCAATGGCCTAAAGAGCTCAAGTAAGAGTAACAACACCAAATTTATTGTGGTGTCAGATTATAACAAGAAGAACCCTGGTGCTTGTATAATGTTGTACGGACATGAATGTGATGACGCCGTCTGCTTTATCCCGCCATCTAAACCCATCTGCTCAACCACTGGTGCTGTGACTGacagcagtgtaacagtgaAATTAAGCCCTGCATGTGAATCGACAGTGAAGCGAAACCTGGAATACAAGAtgaagcaggaggaggagtggaagTGTCAATCTCTGCACCATAAAGAAGATGAAGTCACACTAACAGACCTGAATGCTGATGCTGTGTATGAGATCAagtgtgtggcagtgggagAACTGGAGCAGTTCCCAGTTACCAGTGATGTCATCATTGCTAAAACATAA
- the LOC113568583 gene encoding verrucotoxin subunit beta-like isoform X1 yields the protein MSSLQKEAVEVPCLGRPFQLGMLYDMRRDCLIPGLTLWDNNKLQKHKNVIPKHFTQMEVSTSDSLEDKAASMNISGSLKLSVLSGKVNVAGSAKYFNDNKKSTKQSRITLKYHISTHFEHLTMDHLDHKSFQYTEVFDSDLGTHVVTAVLYGADAFLVFNRDLDSNEEKTEVEGSFKGALRNISCYGISVEGGASMKLNENEKAVTDKFSCTFYGDFTLPTNPFSFEGAMDIYKQLPNMLGEKGKNAVPLKVWLYPLAKLDSKAAKCVRDISNSLITAVSDVIESLNNAEIRCNDLAVDTAAQAFPAFHQKIQELKKKCNDYKLDLLKKVGSLLPLIRGGQEEECDLVDLLKHHEESPFSSTELDQWIKIKQDEADVLKSFLEKLECPAPDVYKSIGKVFAHTEDVVCFTFTSLYKPDPFLDYLINYTDEKSEKRYKGKREKPESWLTQDVGQRMRKTLKLFNGLKSSSKSNNTKFIVVSDYNEENPGACIMLYRGECDDTVCFIPPSKPICSTTGAVTDSSVTVKLSPACESTVKRNLEYKMEQEEEWKCQSLQHKEDEVTLTGLNADSMYEIKCTALDILGKLPVTSDVITIQTPKGTYPPTDLTHQNSSTRDTSQPAAEPSTPINDNSPSHVPGSKKHWKSKNKHDTSEQR from the coding sequence GCTTGACCTTATGGGACAACAATAAacttcagaaacacaaaaatgtgattcCAAAACACTTCACTCAAATGGAGGTCAGCACTTCAGACAGTTTAGAAGACAAGGCAGCTTCTATGAACATAAGTGGCTCCCTAAAGCTCAGTGTTCTGTCTGGAAAAGTAAATGTAGCAGGATCAGCTAAATATTTCAATGACAACAAAAAGTCCACTAAACAGTCCAGGATTACACTGAAATACCATATAAGCACACACTTTGAACACCTCACAATGGATCATTTGGACCATAAGAGCTTTCAATACACTGAGGTGTTTGACAGTGATCTAGGTACACATGtggtcactgctgtgttgtaCGGTGCTGATGCTTTCTTAGTGTTTAATAGAGATTTAGATTCAAATGAGGAGAAGACTGAGGTAGAAGGATCCTTCAAAGGTGCACTTAGAAATATCAGTTGTTATGGGATTTCAGTGGAAGGTGGGGCCTCAATGAAactgaatgagaatgagaaggCAGTAACTGACAAATTCAGCTGTACTTTCTATGGAGATTTTACATTACCAACTAATCCATTCTCATTTGAAGGTGCAATGGACATATACAAACAACTTCCAAACATGCTTGGTGAGAAAGGAAAAAACGCAGTTCCACTGAAAGTGTGGCTCTACCCTCTTGCCAAACTGGATTCAAAAGCAGCAAAATGTGTCCGTGACATAAGCAATAGCCTTATTACGGCTGTATCAGATGTAATCGAGAGTTTGAACAATGCAGAAATTAGATGCAATGATCTTGCAGTAGACACTGCTGCACAAGCGTTTCCTGCTTTCCATCAAAAGATTCAAGAGCTGAAGAAAAAATGCAATGACTATAAACTAGATCTGCTGAAGAAAGTGGGTTCTCTGCTGCCATTAATACGTGGAGGTCAAGAAGAAGAATGTGATCTTGTAGACCTCCTCAAGCATCATGAGGAGTCTCCTTTCAGTAGCACTGAACTTGACCAGTGGATAAAGATCAAACAGGATGAAGCAGATGTACTGAAATCCTTTCTGGAGAAGCTGGAATGTCCTGCTCCAGATGTATATAAAAGCATTGGCAAGGTCTTTGCACACACTGAAGATGTGGTGTGCTTTACTTTCACCTCTCTGTATAAGCCAGATCCTTTTCTTGATTATCTAATAAACTATACAGATGAAAAGTCTGAAAAGAGATATAAAGGCAAAAGAGAGAAACCTGAGTCCTGGTTGACTCAAGACGTAGGTCAGAGAATGAGGAAAACCTTGAAATTATTCAATGGCCTAAAGAGCTCAAGTAAGAGTAACAACACCAAATTTATTGTGGTGTCAGATTATAACGAGGAGAACCCTGGTGCTTGCATAATGTTGTACAGAGGTGAATGTGATGACACCGTCTGCTTTATCCCGCCATCTAAACCCATCTGCTCAACCACTGGTGCTGTGACTGacagcagtgtaacagtgaAATTAAGCCCTGCATGTGAGTCCACAGTGAAGCGAAACCTGGAGTACaagatggagcaggaggaggagtggaagTGTCAATCTCTGCAGCATAAAGAAGATGAAGTCACACTAACAGGACTAAATGCTGACTCTATGTATGAGATCAAATGCACTGCACTGGATATACTGGGGAAGCTCCCAGTTACCAGTGATGTCATCACCATTCAAACTCCTAAAGGCACATACCCTCCAACTGACCTAACACACCAAAACTCAAGCACCAGAGACACCAGTCAACCCGCAGCAGAACCATCAACACCAATCAATGACAACAGCCCTTCACATGTTCCCGGCTCAAAAAAGCACTGGAAGTCAAAGAACAAACATGACACATCTGAACAAAGATGA